The sequence CTCGCCGCGAACAAGCCCAATGGCGTGAGCGAGAAGATCCTCTCCAACAGCCTCGAACAGAGCAACGTCGACATGGCGAGCGAGTTCGTCAAGATGATCATCACGCAGAGGGCCTACTCGGCCAACTCCAAGACCATCACCACCACGGACCAGATGACGCAGGAAGTTCTGCAGCTGATCCGCTAGCGAAACCGGGGGCGCGGCGCAAGCCGCGCCCCCAATCCTTCCCCGCGTCAAAGCCGCCCCCGACGTCGTAGCTCTGACACCCGCGTCCCCCTCCGGCGCGCTCGCCCTTTCCGGGTTCCATCCCCTTCGTTTCCACTCCCGTATCTCGCATGCCGCGCGGAAATGCGCTCCCTGCGTCGCGTTAGCCGCACCGGCAGCCTGAAGCAACGGTGAGCCGGTCAAAAAGTTGACCCGGTTCCGGCCGCCGCATAGGGCCCCCTCATTCCCCGGCATATCACGATACATCGAGATACGGTGCAAGGCGCCGTAACATAAGGGTTTGCAAGCTTTTCGACCGGTGCCATCCCGCGCCCGTGCCGTCATAACAGGCGCGGCTTCGCGGATCTGGCATCTCGGTTGCAAGGGTGTTCAAACCGAATACACCAGCTCTCGCTGTTTAAAAGGAGAACCCAGCATGGCCGAACCGGCAAAGGCCCCAGAGACCCCCGAAAAGAACAATAAGAAGCTCTTCATCATCATCGGCGCCGTTGTGGCGGTCCTCGCCATCGGCGGGGCGGCCGCCTTCTTCATGGGAGGGGGCAAGAAGGAAAAAGCTCCCGAAGGCGCAAAGGTCGAGGCGAAGGCGGAAGGTGGGGAGCATGGAGCACCGGCCAAGGAAGGGGGCGAGGGGGGGGCTGCCATGGGCGGCACCATCTATCCCCTGGAGCCCTTCATCGTCAACATCTACGACGGTCAGGAACTGCGCTACCTGAAGATCAAGGTGGAGTTCGAGATGGCCAACCCCCAGGCGAAAGCCGAGCTTGACGCGAAGCTCGCACCGCTTCGGGACGCCATCCTCATCCTCCTGACCACCAAGACCATGCAGGAGATCCAGGACCTGCAGGGTAAAAACCAGCTGCGCGAACAGATCCTCGCCGCCGTTTCCAAGGTGGTGCCGCCCAGCAAGATAACCAAGGTCTATTTCACCGACTTCGTCGTGCAGTAGAGGTGCTCCCGATGGAAAAAATCCTCACGAAGGAAGAGATCGACGCCCTCGTGGCGGCCGTGTTCAGCGGGACCCTGGTCCTTGAGCGCGAGCTCCACTCGGAAAAGACCGCGCGGGTTCGCCGCACCGAATACGTGGTGCAGTAAAAGGTGCCATCGATGGAAAAACTCCTCACCAAGGAAGAGATTGACGCCCTAGTGGCGGCCGTTTTCGACGGGACCCTGGTCCCGGAGAACGAGCTTGCCAAGGAAGGGTCTCAGGCGGAGCAGTTCGACCTGCTCGACATCGAGGCTCATCGCGCCATCCCGAACCTTGACATCGTCTACGATGGTTTCATCCGCTACAACCGGGTCACCATGTCGAACCGGCTCGGGCGGATGGTGGACATCAAGAAGGAGGAGGCGGTCCCCTACAAATTCGGGGATTTCCTGAGCGTGCTTCCTTCGCCGGTCTGTATGGCGATCTACAAGATGGACCCCCTGAAGGGAGCCGCCCTCATCGCCTTCGACAGCACCCTGGTCTTCACCATCGTGGACAGCATCCTGGGCGGCTCCGGCGTTACGTCGGGGCAGGGGATGAACCGCCTGTTCACATCAATCGAACTCCGCCTCGTAGAGAAGATCGTCAAGGATGCCCTGGCCGACCTGGAGCGCGCATGGGCGCCGCTTTGCCCGGCGAGCATGAACCTGTTGCGCCTGGAGATGAACCCGCGCCTGGTGAACATCGTCCCTCCCGAGTACCAGGTGGTCACCATGAGCATGAAGATCCAGATCGAAGAGACGGTGGGGAACATGATCCTCGCCATCCCGTTCCTGACCATCGAGCCGATCCGCGACAAGCTGAAGCGCGGGGTGCAGATGGACATGATGGTGGTGGACCCGCTCTGGTCCTACCGCCTCTCGGAGGAACTCATGGGGGCGCCGATGGACATCTCGGTCGAGATGGGTGGGGCGACCATATCGCTCGCAGACCTTACCGGCCTTACGGCGGGTGACGTGGTCATGCTCGACACAAGCGGCAAGGACGAGCTTGTCGTGAAGGTGGGCGGCACCAAGAAGTTTATGGGAATTGCCGGGGTAAGCGGCGGTAACAAGGCGGTACAGATCACGCGTGCCCTGACTGGAGGTGAAGATTGAGCGAAAAACTCGCTTTGGACGAACAGAAGGAAGCCCCGCAGGTGAAGAACCTGGACTTCATCATGGATATCCCGCTGCAGCTAACCGTCGAGCTCGGGCGCACCAAGCTCCTCGTGCGGGACGTTTTGCAGCTGAACCAGGGGTCGGTGGTGGAGCTCACGAAGCTTGCCGGCGAACCGCTGGACGTCTTCGTAAACTCGAAGCTCGTTGCGCGCGGCGAGGCGGTGGTGGTGAACGACAAGTTCGGCATCAGGCTCCTCGACATCGTGAGCCCGAACGAAAGGGTGGACAAGGTGCTATGAGAACGCTTGCCGCAGTAACCGCCTTGCTTTTCGCCCTCCCCGGGGCGGCTCACGCCGAAGGCGGGCCCGACCTGGTGGGGAGCATGGCCCAGATGGCGGGCTCGCTGATGCTCGTGATCGGAATCATCCTGATCCTCTATTACTTAGCCGGGCGCCTGCTGAAGATGCCGCAGGGGAACCGGGGCGGCTACATCCGCGTGGTGGAGACGAAGCACCTCGCCCCGAAAAAGTCGCTCATGCTGGTGGAGGTTGGCGGAGAGTACCTGCTCCTTAGTAACAGCGGCGAGGGGGTCACCCTGATCAAGCAGGTGGAGATGCTGGAGGAGATCGAGGTGGTCCCCGAAGGCGTCGGCGGGCTGGTCGTACCGGACCGGCTCAAGGACAAGCTGGCGGCGCTCAAGGGTGTGCTCCCGCGCAGGGAGGCGCCGCTCGCACAGTTAAGGAAAAGCGGTGGATGTGCGTGAAAGCTGACAAGATCCTCGGGGTCGTTCTTCTGGCGGCCCTCTCCCTCGTTCTGGTCGCGACTGCGGGTGCCGAGCCCCTCTCCCTCCCCACGGTAAGCGTCGGGGTCGGCAAGGTGAGCAAGCCCGGCGACGTCTCCGTGGTGCTGCAGATCTTCTTCATGATGACGGTCATCTCGCTGGCGCCAAGCCTTCTGATGATGACCACCTCCTTCACCCGCATCGTCGTCGTGCTCTCCTTTCTCCGTTCGGCGCTCGGGACGCAGCAGGCCCCTTCGAACCAGATCATCGTAGGGCTGTCGCTGTTTCTCACCTTCTTCGTGATGGCGCCGGTCTGGCAGCAGGTGAACACCCAGGCGCTGCAGCCCTACAAGGCGAACACTATCACCCAGGAGGAAGCGCTCAAGCGCGGCGTGGCGCCGCTCAGGAAATTCATGCTCTCCCAGGTGCGCGAGAAGGACCTGGCGCTCTTCATCAGCCTTTCAAAGCTCCCGAGGCCCCGTAACGCCGACGACATCCCGACCATGACGCTGATCCCGGCCTACATGGTGAGCGAGCTGAAGACGGCGTTCCAGATCGGGTTTCTCATTTTCATCCCGTTCCTCGTGCTGGACATGGTGGTCGCGTCGGTGCTCATGTCGATGGGTATGATGATGCTGCCGCCGGTGATGATCTCGCTACCCTTCAAGATCCTCCTCTTCGTGCTGGTGGACGGCTGGGGGCTCGTGATCGGGTCGCTGGTGAAGAGCTTCGGATAAGGAGTTAGTAATGACCCCGGAAATGGTAGTGCAACTCGGCAGGCGGAGCTTCGAGGCGGTGATCCTCCTCTCTGCGCCGCTTCTCATCTGCGCCCTCGTCGTGGGCCTTCTCGTCAGTATCTTCCAGGCGGTGACCTCCATCAACGAGGCGACACTCGCCTTCGCGCCCAAGATCATCGCCGTCATGGTCGCCATGGTCGTCTTCTTCCCCTGGATGATGATGTACATGAGCGACTTCACGCGCGAGATCTACGGCATGATCGCCAACATGAGGCACTAGGTGTTCGGCTCCCTCCCCTTAAGCACCCTGGCCGACCTGATCCCCTTCGGCCTGGTCCTGGCGCGGGTGTCGGGGCTCTTCATGGCGATCCCCATCTTCGGTGCCCGCGTGGTCCCCAACCGGGTCAAGGCGGTGCTCATCTTCGCCCTGACCCTGCTCATCTTCCCGATCATCCGGCCGCAGGCGATGACCGCGGCGAACGATTCCATATCCCTCATTCTCCTGGTGGTGCAGGAAGCGCTCATCGGGCTCACCCTCGGGGCGATCTCGCAGTTCGTGTTCGCCGCGGTGGAGCTCTGCGGCCAGCTGGTGGGGACCCAGATGGGGATCTCCATCGCAGCCCAGTTCGACCCGACCACCCAGAACAACGTCCCGACCATGGCGATCTTCCAGGGTGTGCTCACCACCCTTATCTTCCTCTCCCTGGGGGTGCACCACTTCTTCATCAGGGCGATGGTGGAGAGTTACCAGGTGATCCCGCTCGGGGCCTGGCACGTGAGCGGGGGGCTTTTGAAGTTCCTGACCCAGGCGAGCACCGGGGTCTTCGTCATCGCGATCAAGCTCGCGGCGCCGGTCTCGGTGGCCCTTTTGGCGACGACCGTGGCGCTCGGCATCGTGGCCAGGAGCTTCCCGGCCATGAACGTTTTCATGGTGAGCATGCCGCTAAACATCGGGATCGGTTTCCTCCTCCTCGGCATCTCCCTCCCCATCTTCCTCAGGGTGCTGCAGGGAAGCTTCGCCAACTTCACGGACCAGATGCACGCGCTCTTCAGGCTCCTCGCCTAAGGCCCTCCCATGTCCGACGACAAACACTCCAAAACAGAGAAACCGACAAGCAAGAAGATCTCGGACGCGAAGAGCAAGGGACAGGTCGCGCGCAGCCGCGAGATGACCTCGGCCCTCACCCTCATCGCGGCCATGATCGGTCTCTACGCGAGCTCGGGGCTCATCCTGAAGACGCTGCAGGGGACCATGAGGGACATCTTCGGCGGGCTTGCCACCATCGAGGTGACCCCCGGCGGGGTGCATCACCTGATGATGAAGGAGTTCGGCAACCTGGCCATCATGGTCGCGCCCTTCATGCTGGTCTGCCTCATTGCGGGGATGGCGGTGGAGATCGGCCAGGGTGGGATCAACCTGAGCTCGGAGAAGCTGAAGTTCGACCTGGGGCGCCTGAACCCGGCGCAGGGGGTGTCGAGGCTCTTCAACAAGGACTCGGTCTTCGAGGTGGCCAAGTCCTTCATGAAGATGGCGATCGTGGGGTACATGGCCTACAAGATCCTCGCCGAAGAGATGGAGGGGATCGTCTTCCTGGTGGACCAGGACCTGCAGGGGATCCTGCTGTTCATAGGGCACCTTGCCTTCAAGATCGTGCTGCACACCTGCGGCGTGCTGATCCTCCTCGCGGTCCTCGACCTTGCCTTCGTGAAGTGGCGCTTCACAGAGAACCTGATGATGACCAAACAGGAGGTGAAGGACGAGCACAAGAACACGGAGGGGGACCCGGCCATCAAGGGGAAACAGCGCCAGAAGGCCTTCCAGATGGCGCGCCGCCGCATGCGCCAGATCGTGCCGACCGCGGACGTCGTGGTCACCAACCCGACCCACTACGCCGTCGCGCTCAAGTACGACCGCTTCAAGATGTCCGCCCCGATGGTGATCTTCAAGGGTGTCGACGAGATGGCGCTGCAGATCAAGATCGTGGCGCGGGAGAACGGGGTGACGCTGGTGGAAAACCGCTTCCTTGCACGCGAGCTCCACGCCCAGGTGGACGAGGGGGGCGAGATCCCGGAGGGGCTCTACGCCGCGGTCGCCGAGATCTTAGCCTACGTCTACAGCTTGAAGAAGAGGTGAGGCGGCCGCCTCACCCCCAAAGGATCAGCCCCGGGTCGTACACGGTCCCCAGTTCCGGGTGCCGCGGCATGACCCTCAAGAGAAAGCCGTGCCGCCCGCAGAAACGGCATTCCAACTCGCCGCCGAAGTGACCGGCCTGTTCCGGGTCGGGGGCGGGGGCGAGCGGCACCACTTCCCCTCCCACGATGGATCCCCTCGAATCTAGCACCCCGAAGTACACCTCGACCGCGATCTCGGAGAGCGGCACCTCGCCTGGGGTGATCTGCACCGAGATGGGGACCCGCTCCCCGACGGTCACCTCCCGCGCGCACGTCGCCTCCACCGCCACGATGGAAAGCCCGCCCCATACGCCGTGTAGCCGCTCCTTCCAGCGCGCGAGTTCGACGGCCAGCCTCAGGTCGTCCCGGTTCAGCCGCTCCCAATGCTCGAAGGCGGGGAGGTAGCAGCGACGGGCGTACTCCTGCACCATGCGGTGCGTGGAGAAAACCGGGCAGAGGGTCTCCATCGACGTCTTCATGAAGGCGGTCCAGCCGCGCGGAACGCCGTCGCTCCCCCGGTTGTAGAAAAGCGGCACGATCTCCTTCTCCAGGAGGTCGTAGATGGCCCGGCTCTCCACCTCGTTCTGGTAGGTGAGATCGTCGTAGACCTCCCCCCTGCCGATGGCCCAGCCGTTGTTCCCGCGGTAACCCTCGCACCACCAGCCGTCCAGGATGCTCATGTTGAGCCCGCCGTTGAAGGCGGCCTTCATGCCGCTCGTGCCGCTCGCCTCCAAAGGTCTGAGCGGCGTGTTGAGCCAGACGTCCACCCCCTGCACGAGGCGCCGGGCCACCGAGATGTCGTAGTCCTCGAGGAAGAGGATGCGGCGCCGGAACTTCTCCTCTTTGGAGAGCTGAACGATCTGCCGGATGAGCTCCTTCCCCTGGTGGTCGGCGGGGTGCGCCTTGCCGGCGAAGACGATCTGCACCGGGCGCTCCGGGTGGTTCAGGATCCGCTCCAGGCGCTCCTTGTCGTGCAGAAGGAGCGTGCCGCGCTTGTAGGTCGCGAAGCGGCGCGCGAACCCGACGGTGAGGATCTCCGGGTCGAGTACGTCGCCGGCGCGGTCGATCTCCTTGGTGCTCGCGTCGAGTTTCTGCAACTGGGTCTTGAGCGAGTTCCTCGCGTAGTCCACGAGGCGCTCGGTGCCGCGGCGGTGCGTGCGCCAAAGCTCGGCGTCCGGGATGCGCGTGACCTTGCGCCAGAGGGCGTCGTCGCTCTGCTCGATCCAGCGGGTCCCGAGGTAGCGGGTCAAGAGGCCGCTCATCTCCTCGGAGAGCCAGCTCTTCTGGTGCACCCCGTTCGTTACGTAGGTGAGGGGGAGTTGTTCTTCGGGAAGGTCGGGCCAGACGTCGGCCCACATGCGGCGCGAGACCATGCCGTGCAGCTCGCTCACGCCGTTTGAGTGCAACGATAGCTTCATGGCGAGGACCGCCATGCAGAAGTTCTCGTTGTTCCTGCCGTGGTTCTGCATCCCGAGGGCCATGAACTGCTCCCGGGAGAGACCCAGGCGGCGGTAGTACTGCCCGAGGTAGCGCTCGAGAAGCTCGGGGGGAAAGTGGTCGATGCCGGCCTCGACCGGCGTGTGGGTGGTGAAGACGTTGCCGCCGCGCACCGCCTCCATCGCCTCGCCGAAGGTGAGCGAACGCTCCTCCATCAGGAGGCGGATGCGCTCCAGGGCGAGGAAGGCGGCATGCCCCTCGTTCATGTGGCAGACGTTGGGCTCCACCCCGAGCAGGCGCAGCGCCCGGACCCCGCCGATGCCGAGCAGGATCTCCTGGCGGATGCGCATCTCCTGGTCGCCGCCGTAAAGGCGCGTCGTGATCTCCCGGTCCGCGGGTGCGTTCTCTTCCAGGTTGGTGTCGAGCAGGAACAGGCGCACCCGTCCCACGATGACGCGCCAGATCTGCACCCGCACCGTGCGCCCGGGGTACTCGACCTCGAAGGCGAGCGGGCTGCCATCCGCGTCGCGCTCGAGAGCGAGGGGAAGGTTGTAGAAGTCGTTTTCGGGGTAGATCTCCTGCTGCCACCCCTCGAGGTTCAGGTATTGGCGGAAGTACCCCTGCCGGTACAGGAGCCCGACGCCTACGAGCGGGAGCCCCAGGTCGCTGGCGGATTTCAGGTGGTCGCCGGCCAGGATGCCGAGCCCCCCCGAGTAGATCGGGAGCGACTCGTGCAGCCCGAACTCCATGGAGAAGTAGGCGATGTGGGCGCGCGGGTTGCCGTGCCGCTCGTACCAGGTGCGCGTTGCGAGATACTCGTTGAGCCTCTCCTCCACGTGGGAGAGGTGCGACATGAACCCCTCGTCCAGCATCAGGCTCTCGTAGGTCGCCTGCTGGAGGGAGCCGAGCATCTCGAGTGGGTTGTGGCGCGTGGTGCGCCAAAGCTCCGGGTCGAGTCGTTTGAAGAGGCCGATGGCCTCCGGCTCCCAGGTCCACCAGAGGTTGTATGCGATC is a genomic window of Geomonas ferrireducens containing:
- a CDS encoding flagellar basal body-associated FliL family protein, encoding MAEPAKAPETPEKNNKKLFIIIGAVVAVLAIGGAAAFFMGGGKKEKAPEGAKVEAKAEGGEHGAPAKEGGEGGAAMGGTIYPLEPFIVNIYDGQELRYLKIKVEFEMANPQAKAELDAKLAPLRDAILILLTTKTMQEIQDLQGKNQLREQILAAVSKVVPPSKITKVYFTDFVVQ
- the fliM gene encoding flagellar motor switch protein FliM, with protein sequence MEKLLTKEEIDALVAAVFDGTLVPENELAKEGSQAEQFDLLDIEAHRAIPNLDIVYDGFIRYNRVTMSNRLGRMVDIKKEEAVPYKFGDFLSVLPSPVCMAIYKMDPLKGAALIAFDSTLVFTIVDSILGGSGVTSGQGMNRLFTSIELRLVEKIVKDALADLERAWAPLCPASMNLLRLEMNPRLVNIVPPEYQVVTMSMKIQIEETVGNMILAIPFLTIEPIRDKLKRGVQMDMMVVDPLWSYRLSEELMGAPMDISVEMGGATISLADLTGLTAGDVVMLDTSGKDELVVKVGGTKKFMGIAGVSGGNKAVQITRALTGGED
- the fliN gene encoding flagellar motor switch protein FliN; translation: MSEKLALDEQKEAPQVKNLDFIMDIPLQLTVELGRTKLLVRDVLQLNQGSVVELTKLAGEPLDVFVNSKLVARGEAVVVNDKFGIRLLDIVSPNERVDKVL
- the fliO gene encoding flagellar biosynthetic protein FliO, translated to MRTLAAVTALLFALPGAAHAEGGPDLVGSMAQMAGSLMLVIGIILILYYLAGRLLKMPQGNRGGYIRVVETKHLAPKKSLMLVEVGGEYLLLSNSGEGVTLIKQVEMLEEIEVVPEGVGGLVVPDRLKDKLAALKGVLPRREAPLAQLRKSGGCA
- the fliP gene encoding flagellar type III secretion system pore protein FliP (The bacterial flagellar biogenesis protein FliP forms a type III secretion system (T3SS)-type pore required for flagellar assembly.); translation: MKADKILGVVLLAALSLVLVATAGAEPLSLPTVSVGVGKVSKPGDVSVVLQIFFMMTVISLAPSLLMMTTSFTRIVVVLSFLRSALGTQQAPSNQIIVGLSLFLTFFVMAPVWQQVNTQALQPYKANTITQEEALKRGVAPLRKFMLSQVREKDLALFISLSKLPRPRNADDIPTMTLIPAYMVSELKTAFQIGFLIFIPFLVLDMVVASVLMSMGMMMLPPVMISLPFKILLFVLVDGWGLVIGSLVKSFG
- the fliQ gene encoding flagellar biosynthesis protein FliQ, giving the protein MTPEMVVQLGRRSFEAVILLSAPLLICALVVGLLVSIFQAVTSINEATLAFAPKIIAVMVAMVVFFPWMMMYMSDFTREIYGMIANMRH
- the fliR gene encoding flagellar biosynthetic protein FliR — encoded protein: MFGSLPLSTLADLIPFGLVLARVSGLFMAIPIFGARVVPNRVKAVLIFALTLLIFPIIRPQAMTAANDSISLILLVVQEALIGLTLGAISQFVFAAVELCGQLVGTQMGISIAAQFDPTTQNNVPTMAIFQGVLTTLIFLSLGVHHFFIRAMVESYQVIPLGAWHVSGGLLKFLTQASTGVFVIAIKLAAPVSVALLATTVALGIVARSFPAMNVFMVSMPLNIGIGFLLLGISLPIFLRVLQGSFANFTDQMHALFRLLA
- the flhB gene encoding flagellar biosynthesis protein FlhB, translating into MSDDKHSKTEKPTSKKISDAKSKGQVARSREMTSALTLIAAMIGLYASSGLILKTLQGTMRDIFGGLATIEVTPGGVHHLMMKEFGNLAIMVAPFMLVCLIAGMAVEIGQGGINLSSEKLKFDLGRLNPAQGVSRLFNKDSVFEVAKSFMKMAIVGYMAYKILAEEMEGIVFLVDQDLQGILLFIGHLAFKIVLHTCGVLILLAVLDLAFVKWRFTENLMMTKQEVKDEHKNTEGDPAIKGKQRQKAFQMARRRMRQIVPTADVVVTNPTHYAVALKYDRFKMSAPMVIFKGVDEMALQIKIVARENGVTLVENRFLARELHAQVDEGGEIPEGLYAAVAEILAYVYSLKKR
- the glgP gene encoding alpha-glucan family phosphorylase, encoding MNLFSTLHRFTVVPSLPKELTGLQRIAYNLWWTWEPEAIGLFKRLDPELWRTTRHNPLEMLGSLQQATYESLMLDEGFMSHLSHVEERLNEYLATRTWYERHGNPRAHIAYFSMEFGLHESLPIYSGGLGILAGDHLKSASDLGLPLVGVGLLYRQGYFRQYLNLEGWQQEIYPENDFYNLPLALERDADGSPLAFEVEYPGRTVRVQIWRVIVGRVRLFLLDTNLEENAPADREITTRLYGGDQEMRIRQEILLGIGGVRALRLLGVEPNVCHMNEGHAAFLALERIRLLMEERSLTFGEAMEAVRGGNVFTTHTPVEAGIDHFPPELLERYLGQYYRRLGLSREQFMALGMQNHGRNNENFCMAVLAMKLSLHSNGVSELHGMVSRRMWADVWPDLPEEQLPLTYVTNGVHQKSWLSEEMSGLLTRYLGTRWIEQSDDALWRKVTRIPDAELWRTHRRGTERLVDYARNSLKTQLQKLDASTKEIDRAGDVLDPEILTVGFARRFATYKRGTLLLHDKERLERILNHPERPVQIVFAGKAHPADHQGKELIRQIVQLSKEEKFRRRILFLEDYDISVARRLVQGVDVWLNTPLRPLEASGTSGMKAAFNGGLNMSILDGWWCEGYRGNNGWAIGRGEVYDDLTYQNEVESRAIYDLLEKEIVPLFYNRGSDGVPRGWTAFMKTSMETLCPVFSTHRMVQEYARRCYLPAFEHWERLNRDDLRLAVELARWKERLHGVWGGLSIVAVEATCAREVTVGERVPISVQITPGEVPLSEIAVEVYFGVLDSRGSIVGGEVVPLAPAPDPEQAGHFGGELECRFCGRHGFLLRVMPRHPELGTVYDPGLILWG